From Selenomonas ruminantium AC2024, a single genomic window includes:
- a CDS encoding thioesterase family protein has protein sequence MELTAVQVGLKNTVSEEVTEEKTARAMGSGSLPVYATPAMTCLMEKAATEAVEALVPEGWTTVGISLHVAHTAATPVGLTVRAEAEVTAVEGRKIIFTVRAYDDQGEIGVGSHERFAVAKEKFLAKAAAKVQH, from the coding sequence ATGGAATTAACGGCTGTGCAAGTGGGACTTAAAAATACGGTTTCTGAGGAAGTTACAGAGGAAAAAACCGCCCGGGCCATGGGCAGCGGCAGCCTGCCGGTTTATGCGACACCGGCCATGACCTGCCTGATGGAAAAGGCGGCTACGGAGGCAGTGGAAGCTCTGGTGCCGGAGGGCTGGACCACCGTGGGCATCAGCCTTCATGTGGCGCATACCGCAGCGACGCCTGTGGGACTAACCGTGCGGGCGGAAGCTGAGGTTACGGCTGTGGAAGGGCGCAAGATTATCTTCACCGTGCGGGCCTATGATGACCAGGGAGAAATTGGCGTAGGCAGCCATGAGCGTTTTGCGGTAGCCAAGGAGAAGTTTTTGGCCAAGGCCGCAGCGAAAGTACAACATTAA
- the rodA gene encoding rod shape-determining protein RodA yields the protein MTKTILRRTDLTLLAATAGIIIMSLVIIGSATHINTPGDERYWFVARQGLFAAVNIAMAAFLMNFDYKMLQGYGNKLYIFNLIMLVAVMLVGQSALGAQRWISIGPISIQPSEFSKIIMIVSLATMLEDRVGKLNNLHELLPVAAYVGLPFLLVLKQPDLGTSLVFMAIFLGMVFVSGINLRLLGGLFATGIAMMPLLWHFLKDYQKMRIMVFMDPNVDPLGSGYHIIQSKIAIGSGMLFGKGLFEGTQSQLDFLPENHTDFIFAVVGEELGFIGVVCLLLLYLVVLWRGAQIAKDASDMFGRLLAVGITSMLAFHVLVNVGMTLGIMPVTGIPLPLMSYGVSSLTTNIMAIAILLNIQLRKKKLEF from the coding sequence ATGACCAAAACGATCTTACGCCGCACGGACTTAACTCTGCTGGCGGCAACGGCCGGTATCATCATCATGAGTCTGGTGATTATCGGCAGTGCCACGCACATCAATACCCCCGGTGACGAGCGGTATTGGTTCGTGGCCCGGCAGGGCCTCTTTGCGGCGGTAAATATCGCTATGGCGGCTTTTCTGATGAACTTTGACTATAAGATGTTGCAGGGCTATGGCAACAAGCTCTACATCTTCAATCTCATCATGCTGGTGGCGGTTATGCTGGTGGGCCAGTCGGCCTTGGGTGCGCAGCGGTGGATATCCATCGGGCCAATCAGCATCCAGCCTTCGGAGTTTTCCAAAATCATCATGATCGTATCTCTGGCTACGATGCTGGAGGATCGGGTGGGGAAACTCAACAATCTCCATGAGCTGCTGCCCGTGGCGGCCTATGTGGGCCTGCCCTTCCTGCTGGTCTTGAAACAGCCGGACCTTGGGACCTCGTTGGTGTTTATGGCGATTTTCTTAGGCATGGTCTTTGTCAGCGGCATTAACCTTAGGCTGCTCGGCGGACTCTTTGCGACAGGCATTGCCATGATGCCGCTGCTCTGGCATTTTTTGAAGGACTATCAGAAGATGCGCATTATGGTCTTTATGGACCCGAATGTGGATCCGCTGGGCTCGGGCTATCATATCATCCAGTCCAAGATTGCCATCGGTTCCGGTATGCTCTTTGGTAAAGGTCTTTTCGAAGGCACGCAGAGTCAGCTGGACTTTTTGCCGGAGAACCACACGGACTTTATCTTTGCCGTGGTCGGTGAGGAACTGGGCTTTATTGGCGTTGTATGCCTGCTGCTCTTGTACCTCGTGGTACTTTGGCGTGGCGCGCAGATTGCCAAGGATGCCAGCGATATGTTCGGCCGCCTGCTGGCGGTGGGCATCACGTCCATGCTGGCCTTCCATGTGCTGGTCAATGTGGGCATGACCTTGGGCATCATGCCGGTTACGGGGATTCCCCTGCCGCTTATGAGTTACGGGGTAAGTTCACTGACTACCAATATCATGGCGATAGCGATATTACTGAATATACAGCTTAGAAAAAAGAAATTAGAATTCTAG
- a CDS encoding sensor histidine kinase, giving the protein MFARLRYAQISTKITCFYAAVLLLVLILTSTLTGLGVFFSFYHQAEVELEISMNHVLDVMEQGRSLDMDFGRDDLVLPGVVLRITDSRGKIVYENDSHYPPLRRIEEHTEKNPPFWANKNMQVVQLHNATLYHARMDVEYRGQVYNMHFFRTITAEKHFLETLQKILFLMTILGFFLALLAGFFVSRRILQPIREMTATARKIEVENMDKRIVVPPARDELSELAQTFNHMLDRLEGGFEQQKRFVSDASHELRTPVTVILGYSDLLSRWGRADEAVLDEGISSIRSEAENMQQLIEKLLFLARADQNRQVLHKENIELSELLEDIMRKMQLVTKNHSVELLQNDDGMMYGDLVTVRQMFRIFLDNSTKYTPQGGRITVKSERVENEDGLFMQVALADNGIGIDKKDQQKVFERFYRVDTSRTKAQGVSGTGLGLSIASWIAQQHDIEIRLESELGKGTTIYLQIPLVS; this is encoded by the coding sequence ATGTTTGCGCGTCTGCGCTATGCCCAAATCTCCACCAAGATTACCTGCTTTTATGCGGCGGTACTGCTGCTGGTGCTGATTCTCACCAGTACACTGACGGGGTTGGGCGTATTCTTCTCCTTCTACCATCAGGCGGAAGTGGAATTGGAAATCAGCATGAATCATGTGTTGGATGTCATGGAGCAGGGCCGTTCGCTGGATATGGATTTTGGCCGCGATGATTTGGTTCTGCCCGGTGTGGTATTGCGCATAACCGACAGCCGGGGAAAAATCGTTTACGAAAACGACAGCCATTACCCGCCACTGCGGCGCATCGAGGAACATACGGAAAAAAATCCGCCCTTCTGGGCCAACAAGAATATGCAGGTGGTGCAGCTTCACAATGCCACACTTTACCATGCGCGCATGGACGTGGAATACCGCGGACAGGTTTATAATATGCACTTCTTCCGCACCATCACCGCGGAGAAGCATTTTTTGGAAACCCTGCAGAAAATTCTGTTCCTGATGACGATTTTGGGCTTCTTTCTGGCGCTGTTGGCAGGATTCTTTGTGAGCCGCCGCATTTTGCAGCCCATTCGCGAGATGACGGCTACGGCTCGGAAAATCGAAGTGGAAAATATGGACAAGCGCATTGTGGTGCCGCCTGCTCGGGATGAGCTTTCCGAATTGGCGCAGACCTTCAACCACATGCTGGATAGGTTGGAGGGGGGCTTTGAGCAGCAGAAGCGCTTTGTGTCGGATGCCTCCCATGAACTGCGCACGCCGGTGACGGTTATCCTGGGGTATTCGGATTTGCTGTCCCGTTGGGGACGTGCGGATGAAGCGGTACTGGATGAGGGCATTTCGTCCATCCGCTCCGAAGCCGAGAACATGCAGCAGTTGATTGAAAAGCTCCTGTTTCTGGCCCGGGCTGACCAGAACCGTCAGGTACTGCATAAGGAAAATATCGAACTCAGTGAGCTCTTGGAAGACATCATGCGGAAGATGCAGCTCGTGACCAAGAATCACAGCGTGGAGCTGTTGCAAAATGATGACGGTATGATGTATGGCGATTTGGTGACCGTGCGGCAGATGTTCCGCATCTTCCTGGATAACAGCACGAAGTATACGCCCCAGGGCGGCCGTATCACGGTGAAGTCCGAACGGGTGGAAAATGAGGACGGGCTGTTCATGCAAGTGGCGCTGGCCGATAACGGCATTGGCATTGACAAGAAAGACCAGCAGAAGGTCTTTGAACGGTTCTATCGGGTGGATACTTCCCGTACCAAGGCCCAGGGCGTCAGCGGAACCGGGCTGGGGCTTTCCATAGCCAGTTGGATTGCCCAGCAGCATGACATTGAAATCCGGCTCGAAAGTGAGCTGGGCAAGGGAACGACCATCTATTTACAAATACCATTGGTATCTTAA
- a CDS encoding response regulator transcription factor, whose protein sequence is MANPKIFIVEDEHRIARFLQIELEHEGYDTALEDNGRHALDRILKGGFDLVLLDVMLPEMDGMEVCRKVRETSDVPIIMLTARDDVSDMVSGLDLGADDYITKPFDMQELLARIRRALRSHYKENPSEGDENERLAIKDLIMIPSRYEVRVKGEFVQLTKKEYALLEFLLRNKRNVLSREQILQAVWGYDYNGDTNVVDVYIRYLRSKIDERYQEKYIYTVRGIGYAVRD, encoded by the coding sequence ATGGCGAATCCGAAAATTTTTATCGTAGAAGATGAACACCGTATTGCCCGTTTTTTGCAGATTGAACTCGAACATGAAGGCTATGACACGGCTCTTGAGGATAACGGCCGTCATGCCCTGGATAGAATCTTAAAGGGTGGCTTTGACCTGGTACTCTTGGATGTGATGTTGCCGGAAATGGATGGGATGGAAGTTTGCCGCAAAGTGCGGGAGACTTCGGACGTGCCCATCATCATGTTGACGGCTCGCGATGATGTGTCCGATATGGTGTCGGGACTGGACTTGGGCGCGGATGATTACATCACCAAACCCTTCGACATGCAGGAACTTCTGGCCCGCATCCGCCGTGCTCTGCGCAGCCATTACAAGGAGAATCCCAGCGAAGGGGATGAGAACGAGCGTCTGGCCATCAAGGACCTCATCATGATTCCGAGCCGCTATGAAGTGCGGGTCAAGGGTGAGTTTGTGCAGCTCACCAAAAAGGAATATGCCCTGTTGGAATTTTTGCTGCGCAACAAGCGCAATGTTCTGTCCCGTGAACAGATTCTGCAGGCGGTATGGGGCTATGATTACAATGGGGACACCAATGTGGTGGATGTTTATATCCGTTACCTCCGCTCGAAAATCGATGAACGCTATCAGGAAAAATACATCTATACGGTGCGGGGCATAGGCTATGCTGTCAGGGATTAA
- a CDS encoding Rne/Rng family ribonuclease, producing the protein MKSILVTVVPEETKLAILEDGKLSSIEVERATHSHLVGNIYKGQVQNVLPGMQAAFVDIGTGKNAFMYIGDGMPADVKQTLPHPQKIHIGQQLPVQIIKDAIGSKGPRATTHITLPGRNVVLLPTAAYIGMSRRIEEEAERNRLHDIASRICPEGMGLIIRTVAAGATEESLQEDVEYLEKLWHSMMARFKMKSKGANLLYRDADLIIRVVRDNLTPEVEAMWIDNQAVYQRVRDFVQLLSPELTEKIRYYDSREPLFKHYGIEEELDNLGGRTVELKSGGFLVIDKTEALTVIDVNTGKYTGSTNLGETVYATNQEAAEEIMRQLRLRDIGGIIIVDFIDMEKDEHKEQLLAHLRELAKFDPTKTNIVDITSLGLVEITRKKSRQNLDSIIYSECPICHGRGRVESPETVSIRIAGDIRRMEHKSHAEDGYEIEVHESVAEELRHNQLLMNLAAEFAMDIKVTATPGMHPENYVILQNS; encoded by the coding sequence ATGAAATCTATTCTAGTAACGGTTGTACCCGAAGAAACGAAACTGGCGATTCTTGAAGATGGCAAGCTTTCTTCGATAGAAGTGGAGCGGGCCACACATTCGCATCTTGTTGGCAATATTTATAAAGGACAGGTGCAGAATGTCCTGCCGGGGATGCAGGCGGCGTTTGTGGATATTGGGACGGGCAAGAATGCGTTTATGTATATCGGGGATGGAATGCCTGCGGATGTGAAGCAGACACTTCCTCATCCGCAGAAGATTCATATCGGTCAGCAGCTGCCGGTGCAGATTATTAAGGACGCTATCGGCTCGAAGGGGCCGCGGGCGACTACGCATATTACCCTGCCCGGGCGCAATGTGGTGCTTTTGCCGACGGCGGCTTATATTGGCATGTCCCGGCGGATTGAGGAGGAAGCGGAGCGCAACCGGCTGCATGATATTGCCTCCCGCATTTGCCCGGAAGGGATGGGCCTTATCATCCGCACGGTAGCGGCAGGGGCTACGGAAGAGTCCTTGCAGGAAGATGTGGAATATCTGGAAAAGCTCTGGCATTCCATGATGGCTCGCTTCAAGATGAAGAGCAAGGGGGCCAATCTCCTTTACCGGGATGCAGATTTGATTATCCGTGTTGTGCGGGATAATCTGACGCCGGAAGTGGAGGCCATGTGGATTGACAATCAGGCCGTCTATCAGCGGGTGCGGGATTTTGTGCAGCTGCTGTCCCCGGAACTTACGGAGAAAATCCGGTATTATGACAGCCGGGAACCGCTCTTTAAGCATTACGGCATCGAAGAAGAGCTGGATAATCTGGGCGGGCGTACTGTGGAACTGAAGTCCGGGGGCTTCCTGGTCATCGACAAGACAGAGGCGCTGACGGTGATTGATGTGAACACCGGCAAGTACACGGGCAGCACCAATCTGGGGGAAACAGTCTATGCCACCAATCAGGAGGCGGCGGAAGAAATCATGCGCCAGCTGCGCCTCCGGGATATCGGCGGCATCATCATCGTGGATTTTATCGATATGGAAAAGGACGAGCATAAGGAACAGCTGCTCGCTCATTTGCGGGAACTGGCCAAGTTTGACCCCACCAAGACCAATATCGTGGATATCACGAGTTTGGGGCTGGTGGAAATCACCCGCAAGAAATCTCGGCAGAATCTGGATAGCATCATTTACAGCGAATGTCCTATCTGTCATGGGCGTGGGCGGGTGGAATCGCCGGAGACGGTCAGCATCCGCATTGCCGGAGACATCCGCCGCATGGAGCATAAATCCCATGCAGAGGACGGCTATGAAATCGAAGTCCATGAATCTGTGGCGGAGGAACTTCGCCACAATCAGTTGCTCATGAATCTGGCGGCGGAATTTGCCATGGATATCAAGGTCACGGCCACCCCGGGGATGCATCCGGAAAATTATGTCATATTGCAAAACAGTTAA
- a CDS encoding clostripain-related cysteine peptidase, with translation MAQEEIANGWRRSHYGKSLNRLMMLTGDSVCQNRKNEEGDERMSKKTLCRLLLFIVLLGGLVAGCSGIKFTQGNWVVSIYMCGSDLESESGFASADLKALQSIPLPENVKFVIQTGGAKKWQTAGIPENELARYVYDSSGFHEVERLQDASMGDEETLEAFLRFSKERYPADHRMLVFWDHGGGSLGGCCFDEKYETTLTLNDLRQALQSVEENNPKKPAFELVLFDTCLMASIETANTMYGFARYMAASEELMPGTGTDYVGWVGALAKDPGMDGKKLGTVICETYLPHCERHEADDMATLSLIDLGQMPALNDAYEKMGQEALKLSQGNPRHFFTTYDRVAGGVENYGPNDSEDYTNMVDLGSLADGMAELSTAPAFVEALDKAVVCKTAGPYRKYGMGLSGYYSLYGGLDSWQIYSSLTGVSKAFAKLYHDMLSGSGDGTPWFYFDVEKIKHAHIVLNENNMATIALSPEDANAISQADFLLCSYDAQGREIYLGSDDKMKADWERGVFQENFDGKWPALNGHVLSFYLSEQQQDYNLYYSYILLNGQKCYLTAGYDFTKGEYEILSIHRVLKNGWMDRQNLNLKAGDQIIPLFFNDEGEEVKGTTFQLAGEPVLRDEPLANGTYAFAFRFTTARNESVVSETIHFVIQNGGMTVTK, from the coding sequence ATGGCACAGGAGGAAATTGCCAATGGCTGGCGAAGAAGTCATTACGGTAAAAGCTTGAACCGCTTGATGATGCTGACTGGGGATAGCGTGTGTCAGAACAGGAAAAATGAAGAAGGGGATGAGAGGATGAGCAAGAAGACCTTGTGCCGCCTGCTGCTTTTTATTGTACTGTTGGGTGGGCTGGTTGCAGGCTGTTCCGGGATAAAGTTCACACAGGGCAACTGGGTCGTTTCCATCTATATGTGTGGCTCGGATTTGGAGTCAGAGAGTGGTTTTGCCTCAGCTGACCTGAAGGCCTTGCAAAGCATACCACTTCCGGAAAATGTGAAGTTCGTCATTCAGACCGGTGGTGCAAAAAAATGGCAGACCGCAGGCATACCGGAAAATGAATTGGCCCGTTATGTTTATGACAGCAGTGGTTTTCATGAGGTAGAACGACTGCAGGATGCCAGCATGGGGGATGAAGAAACACTGGAGGCCTTTCTGCGCTTCAGCAAGGAGCGTTACCCTGCGGACCATCGGATGCTCGTCTTTTGGGACCATGGCGGTGGCAGTTTAGGCGGCTGCTGCTTTGATGAAAAATATGAAACGACACTCACTCTGAATGATTTACGGCAGGCACTGCAGAGTGTAGAAGAAAATAATCCGAAGAAGCCGGCTTTTGAGCTCGTGCTGTTTGACACCTGCCTGATGGCGAGCATCGAGACCGCGAACACCATGTACGGCTTTGCGCGTTACATGGCGGCTTCGGAAGAACTCATGCCGGGAACAGGCACGGACTATGTCGGCTGGGTAGGAGCTTTAGCGAAAGACCCGGGCATGGACGGGAAAAAGCTCGGGACGGTCATCTGTGAAACCTACCTGCCGCATTGCGAGCGCCATGAAGCGGATGATATGGCAACCTTATCCCTGATTGATTTGGGGCAAATGCCCGCTCTGAATGATGCTTACGAAAAAATGGGGCAGGAAGCATTGAAACTGTCCCAGGGAAATCCGCGTCATTTTTTCACCACGTATGACCGGGTGGCTGGCGGCGTGGAAAATTATGGGCCGAATGACAGCGAAGACTATACCAATATGGTGGATTTGGGCTCTTTGGCGGACGGCATGGCCGAGCTTAGCACAGCTCCTGCTTTCGTGGAGGCGCTGGATAAAGCTGTGGTATGCAAGACGGCGGGGCCCTATCGTAAATATGGTATGGGATTGTCCGGCTATTACAGCCTCTATGGCGGTTTGGATTCGTGGCAGATTTACTCGTCCCTGACAGGAGTCAGCAAGGCGTTCGCCAAGCTCTATCACGATATGCTTTCCGGCAGCGGCGATGGTACACCCTGGTTTTATTTTGATGTCGAGAAGATAAAACATGCGCATATTGTTCTTAATGAGAACAATATGGCCACTATCGCCCTTTCGCCGGAAGATGCCAATGCCATCAGTCAGGCCGATTTTCTGCTCTGTTCCTATGATGCGCAGGGAAGAGAGATTTATCTGGGCAGTGATGATAAAATGAAGGCCGATTGGGAGCGCGGCGTATTCCAGGAGAATTTTGACGGGAAGTGGCCAGCCTTGAACGGTCATGTCCTGTCTTTCTATCTCAGCGAACAGCAGCAGGATTATAATCTTTACTATTCCTACATTCTGCTTAACGGGCAGAAGTGTTATCTAACCGCTGGCTATGATTTCACGAAGGGCGAATATGAGATACTCAGCATTCACCGCGTTTTGAAAAATGGCTGGATGGATAGGCAAAACCTGAACTTGAAAGCTGGCGACCAAATCATCCCGCTGTTCTTCAATGACGAGGGAGAGGAAGTGAAAGGCACGACGTTCCAGTTGGCAGGTGAGCCTGTTTTGCGAGACGAGCCGCTTGCAAATGGGACCTACGCGTTTGCATTCCGTTTCACGACTGCGCGGAATGAGTCCGTTGTTTCGGAGACGATTCATTTTGTAATTCAAAACGGGGGAATGACGGTGACAAAATAA
- a CDS encoding LysR family transcriptional regulator, giving the protein MDIKDMRAFYAIVEEGNISHAAQRLDIAQPALSRQMKRLETSLGVQLFERGSRRIRLTDAGRVMYSRVEHILGMVDGTVREITEIGSGIAGSVRLGTITTSGALLLPELISEFHSRYPNVTYQIWEAEGARILELLDNRVIEIGITRTQVDSKVYESIVLPNEPLVLIMNKEQEIGAASDKVELKELKDQPIIIPLRWQSVFIANCRKLGFEPNIVCVSDSIVQDLLLAKMGMGMALLPVSSKTLLTDGNLIYKKLIEPEMSTHTVIAWLKNRTLSSSSEHLIRLFREMFLGEKGV; this is encoded by the coding sequence ATGGATATCAAGGATATGCGGGCGTTTTACGCCATTGTGGAGGAAGGAAATATCAGTCATGCGGCCCAGCGGCTGGATATTGCCCAGCCCGCTTTATCGCGGCAGATGAAACGGCTGGAAACTTCTCTGGGAGTACAGCTTTTTGAACGGGGCAGCCGCCGTATCCGCCTGACCGATGCGGGCCGGGTCATGTACTCCCGCGTGGAGCACATTCTGGGCATGGTGGATGGTACCGTCCGGGAGATTACGGAAATCGGCTCGGGCATAGCCGGTTCTGTTCGCCTGGGTACCATCACTACGTCCGGGGCTTTACTTTTGCCGGAACTTATTTCTGAATTTCATTCCCGCTATCCCAATGTGACCTATCAGATTTGGGAAGCGGAAGGGGCGCGCATTCTGGAACTGCTGGATAACCGCGTGATTGAAATCGGCATTACCCGCACGCAGGTGGATTCCAAGGTTTACGAGTCCATTGTGCTGCCCAATGAGCCGCTGGTGCTCATCATGAACAAGGAGCAGGAAATCGGCGCCGCCAGCGATAAGGTGGAACTTAAAGAGCTCAAAGACCAGCCCATCATCATTCCGCTGCGCTGGCAGTCGGTATTCATTGCCAACTGCCGCAAGCTGGGCTTTGAGCCCAACATTGTCTGCGTCAGCGACAGTATCGTACAGGACTTGCTGCTGGCCAAGATGGGGATGGGCATGGCGCTTTTGCCGGTGTCCTCCAAGACCCTTTTGACTGACGGCAATCTCATATATAAAAAGCTGATTGAGCCGGAGATGAGTACCCATACGGTAATTGCCTGGCTGAAGAACCGCACGCTCTCATCCTCCAGTGAACATCTGATTCGTCTGTTCCGAGAAATGTTTCTCGGAGAGAAAGGAGTATAA
- a CDS encoding TIGR03960 family B12-binding radical SAM protein: MVQLNHEVLQSVLKPSRYTGGEWNAQVKDWDKVDCTFALALPDVYEVGMSNLGLAILYEILNKEANIAAERVYAPWTDMEAEMRSRNIPLFSLETKHELSKFDFFGFSLQYEMIYSNVLNMLDLSGIPLWSKDRGEDMPFIVGGGPCVYNVEPIADFFDFFIVGEAEDAIVEVSKTFIEWKKAGRIGGRRGFLERLLVIDGIYVPSFYEPKYTADGDYEKLEPLHENAKTLIYKRVCKNMDETMSVEHPLVPSMDIVHNRAMLELFRGCSRGCRFCQAGICYRPARERTEENLKKMARNLVDSTGYNEMSLTSLSSADYSCLGRLVDDLMLGFKDEEVSFSLPSLRIDSFSIDLAHKMQQVRKSGLTFAPEAGTQRLRDVINKGVTEENLMNACASAFKQGWKQVKLYFMMGLPTETDEDVIGIAKLAKKVVDLYTEIKGKRGVKVTVSVSCFVPKPYTPFQWFGQLPIEEFQRRQELLKEHITDRAITFNYHDARLSVIEGVFARGDRRLAKVLYQAWQDGAKFDGWTDLYQHETWLKAMEKCGIDGKYYSQRTRNFNEALPWAITSPGVNTEFLLREWHKAMQAALTEDCRRGKCSACGICPNLGVHVMDYAKEEAERNYQSPELPAKVHRDPKDSGRPRTLYKYRAEITKGEDLRYVSHLDYANIFIRAFKRSGLPMAYSEGFNHHMKVAFASALSLGVTSEAEYMEFELLKPVCQPEVFDKLKAQLPPGIELKELREVKTKQKAMMAQADEARYAAYMPLRGDLALAQAAVKRYNEAKEVQFQRVTPKKKRDIELKKYMKQPVKVSLEGNTLVLDIDIAITDSGSVKPSEVIHVLAEQFSLPANPAEAKICRTAMLANGKRLVELV; the protein is encoded by the coding sequence ATGGTACAACTCAATCATGAGGTGCTCCAGTCGGTGCTGAAGCCGTCCCGCTATACGGGTGGTGAATGGAATGCACAGGTGAAGGATTGGGATAAGGTTGACTGCACCTTTGCATTGGCGCTGCCGGATGTCTATGAAGTGGGCATGAGTAACTTGGGACTGGCGATTCTCTATGAAATCCTGAACAAGGAAGCGAACATTGCCGCCGAGCGTGTCTATGCGCCCTGGACGGATATGGAAGCGGAGATGCGCAGCCGCAATATCCCGCTGTTCTCGCTGGAAACGAAGCACGAGCTTTCTAAGTTTGATTTCTTCGGCTTTTCCCTGCAGTATGAGATGATTTACTCCAACGTGCTCAATATGCTGGACCTCTCAGGGATTCCCCTTTGGAGCAAAGACCGCGGCGAGGATATGCCCTTTATCGTGGGCGGCGGCCCCTGCGTTTACAACGTAGAGCCCATTGCGGACTTCTTTGACTTCTTTATCGTCGGTGAAGCAGAGGATGCCATTGTGGAGGTTTCCAAGACTTTTATCGAGTGGAAAAAGGCAGGGCGCATTGGCGGACGTCGAGGTTTCCTCGAACGTCTGCTGGTGATTGACGGCATCTATGTGCCGTCCTTCTACGAGCCGAAATATACGGCAGATGGCGACTATGAAAAGCTTGAACCGCTGCATGAAAACGCCAAGACCCTTATCTATAAACGTGTCTGCAAGAATATGGATGAGACCATGAGCGTGGAGCACCCCTTGGTGCCGTCCATGGATATTGTCCATAACCGCGCCATGCTCGAACTCTTCCGTGGCTGCTCCCGTGGCTGCCGTTTCTGTCAGGCGGGTATCTGCTATCGTCCGGCGCGTGAACGTACCGAAGAAAATCTCAAGAAGATGGCCAGAAACTTAGTCGACAGCACCGGTTACAACGAAATGAGTCTGACTTCGCTGTCCTCGGCGGATTATTCCTGCCTGGGCCGTCTGGTGGATGATTTGATGCTCGGCTTTAAGGACGAGGAAGTGAGTTTCTCCCTGCCGTCCCTGCGCATTGACAGCTTCTCCATTGATTTGGCGCATAAAATGCAGCAGGTGCGCAAGTCCGGCCTGACCTTTGCACCCGAAGCAGGTACGCAGAGACTGCGCGATGTCATCAATAAAGGTGTAACTGAGGAAAACCTTATGAATGCCTGCGCTTCGGCCTTCAAGCAGGGCTGGAAGCAGGTCAAGCTCTACTTTATGATGGGACTGCCGACAGAAACCGACGAGGATGTTATCGGCATTGCCAAGCTCGCGAAGAAAGTCGTTGACCTCTATACGGAAATCAAGGGCAAGCGGGGCGTCAAGGTCACGGTGTCTGTTTCCTGCTTCGTGCCGAAACCCTATACGCCGTTCCAGTGGTTCGGTCAGCTGCCCATTGAAGAATTCCAGCGCCGTCAGGAACTCTTGAAGGAGCACATCACCGATCGCGCGATTACCTTTAATTACCATGATGCGCGTCTGTCTGTTATCGAAGGTGTGTTTGCCCGTGGTGACCGCCGCTTAGCAAAAGTGCTCTATCAGGCATGGCAGGATGGGGCCAAGTTCGACGGCTGGACGGATTTGTACCAGCATGAAACATGGCTTAAGGCGATGGAAAAATGCGGCATTGATGGTAAGTATTACAGCCAGCGCACCCGCAACTTTAACGAGGCACTGCCCTGGGCGATTACCTCGCCGGGCGTCAATACGGAGTTCCTGCTGCGTGAGTGGCATAAGGCCATGCAGGCGGCCCTCACCGAGGACTGCCGCCGTGGCAAGTGCTCGGCCTGCGGCATCTGCCCGAATCTTGGCGTACATGTGATGGATTATGCCAAGGAAGAAGCAGAGCGGAACTATCAGTCGCCGGAACTGCCCGCTAAAGTCCATCGTGACCCTAAGGATTCCGGCCGTCCCCGCACGCTCTATAAATACCGTGCGGAAATCACCAAGGGCGAAGATTTGCGCTACGTATCCCATCTGGATTATGCCAATATCTTTATCCGTGCGTTCAAGCGTTCCGGCCTGCCGATGGCGTATTCCGAGGGCTTCAACCATCATATGAAGGTCGCCTTTGCTTCGGCCTTGTCTTTAGGCGTGACCAGTGAGGCGGAGTATATGGAATTTGAACTCTTAAAGCCCGTCTGCCAGCCGGAGGTCTTTGACAAGCTCAAAGCCCAGCTGCCGCCGGGGATTGAACTCAAGGAACTGCGCGAGGTCAAGACCAAGCAGAAGGCCATGATGGCGCAGGCCGATGAGGCAAGATACGCAGCTTATATGCCGCTGCGGGGAGACTTGGCCCTTGCCCAGGCGGCGGTGAAGCGGTACAATGAAGCGAAGGAAGTTCAGTTCCAGCGCGTTACGCCGAAAAAGAAGCGCGATATTGAACTGAAGAAATATATGAAACAGCCAGTGAAAGTTTCGCTTGAGGGGAATACGTTGGTTCTGGATATTGATATTGCGATTACGGACAGCGGCAGCGTGAAGCCGAGTGAAGTAATTCATGTTCTTGCTGAACAGTTCAGCTTACCAGCCAATCCTGCAGAGGCGAAAATCTGTCGGACAGCCATGCTGGCTAATGGGAAAAGGCTCGTGGAACTTGTATAG